The genomic segment GAACAGCAGGTGGGGAGCGCACAGGAAGCGGCTGTCTTTGGGAATAGAGGAGGACTGGCAGGGGAGGAGACAAGAGTGTGGTGGGTGGTTTTGTGGGTAGCTTTGTAGGGGTTGGGATGGGGAGACGGGAAGGTTCTCACCTGCTGGCCTTGGTTTTCTCTGATAGGGAGAAGGTAAGGGTGTTTGCTAGGAATGAGGGAAGGTGGTATAATGCATTGGAGAAATGAGGGCAAAGTGGAGGAAATAATCCGATCGGGGCCCCTAATAGGTTTCCCAGGCAGGATGTGGGGCCCTCTGAGCCTGGGGATTCTGGGGGGATGTCAGCTCACCCAATAGTGGCACTTTTCCCCGCGGGGCTCAGCAGTGCCGTGCAGGAAGGACAGTGCTGACCGGACAGGGCTGAGGTGCTGCAGGGCAGGGGAGCCCAAGACAAGCTGACACCAAGCGTGGAGCTGTGGGCTTCAGTCTCCTTAGGCAAAGCAGCAGAGCCAGAGAGGGCTGATGGATTGAAAACTCAAGCAGGGGCGAGCAAaggctctctgtctctcttaggTAAAACCGTCTCCGGTCTCTTGCCTCATTCTTCTCAGTCTCGTGGTAGACTACGATTAGAATGGGAGAGTGGGgttttcagattttaaatgtgGAACCTTGGGGGTCCCAGAGCTTAGAGTGTGGCTTAAGTGGATGGAGGGAAAGGCAGATGGTGTGTCGCAGCGCTGGGACCAGCAGCATACcactggggagagggagggagacagagttTCTGGGCTGCTGAACCGCGAGGACCCCAGGGGAATGGTGCTGTCGCTAAGGGGCTGTGTGGGTTGTCCCACTGAGCACGGGTGGTGCAGGGTGGTGGGGGGACAGGGGTGGAGTAGTCCGTCCAGAGCCATAATCCTTGATGGCCACGGGCTGTGAGCAGGGATTCACAGATGTGGGTTATATGTGTAGGAGGAGATGAAAGGGGAAGAGAGGACCACAGTGGAGAGGGATAGGGTTGTGCGGGGGGCGGGGTGTGACAGCCTCCGGGGAGGAGCAATGGGGAGAAGGATCCTGGCTGGCACCTGCTCCAGGCAGTGTGTGTGCAATAGTAGGGTGAGCAGCTTCCCCTGGAGAAGCCAGGAGACAGTCTGGGGGCAGGAGGTGCCACATGGGAGGCCTTCCTGTAGTTCCTCTTGCTGTCCCCCTACTCGAGGCACCCCTggaaaggaaagcagagaagatgcctgttCCCTCTGTGCACCTCCTaatgcatcctccacctcctcctcctctacctccACTGCTGGGCCCCGGTAGCCTGAGAGAGCGGCGTGGGAACCTCCCTGGCTTCCCAGGTGACTACAGGGCGGGCTGAGTGACAGGCGTCCAAACGCCGTGCTCTTTGGCTGGATAGACTACTCTGTGAACCTGAGGGACCTGGTGCTGACAGGTGTCAGGCAAGTGGCTCAGCCACCCCAGAAGGAGGTGTGCCTGGTGGCAAATCAGGCCACTGGCAAGGCAAGGACTTCCCGGTGACTCCACTTGTCCTGTGACTAGGACAGGACGGGACACGTGGTTTCTGGGCAGCCTCAGCCATTGAGCTGGGCAGAGTGAGGATGCCACCGCCTCCGTCTCCCCTCTGTGCTCCCGGACCTGAGGCTCTGGGGGGTGCCGTCAGTGGGCTGCCTAACGGGCAGTGTGCTGTGCAGCTCTGTGAACCGGGAGGAGCTGTAGGGGAAGAGCCTCGGGACGAAGGGGCCTAGGAGGGAGGAAAGCAACAGGGTGAGGCGGCAGAAGGTCGGAGGGTGCAAGAACTGTGCTCTTCAGTGCCCAAGGGTTGACATCAGGGGTGCCATCTTGGGTTTTCCTCTTCACTGGGCACAGACAGCGGTGGAGGTTGGGTAGGAACCAGAGGGAGAGTTTATCTTGGCCAGAGGTTCCTAGGAGTTATAAGTTTACAAGGCAGTGGGAGGAGGGATTGAGGAACATTCTGGAAATGCCTCCCTTAAAATCTTCTCCAAGGAGCAGAAACTTCTCATTTGTCTAAGGGTGGATGAAGGCCACTTGACTTCATAGCAAGGGCTGAGATGGAAAGATGGTAATAATCATTAATAGAACAGTAGGGGAACATGTGCCGAATGTTCCCAGTTCTCAGGGCTTTGGGGACATTAACTGGCTGAATCCTCACAGCAGCTCTATGAGGTTTTACCCACAAGGAAATGGAGGCCTGAGGAGGTGATGTAGGCTGCCCTGGGTTCCACGACTGTGGTGGCTTTCCAATGGATGGGGAAGGGGCTGCTGGAGCTCCAGTGGGAGGGCTTGTcttgggggatgggggatggggggtTCTCTCTGGACGGAGCAGTCGCTCAGCCCTGATCCCGCCGGGGGCCTTTCTCCATCTCCTCCCGGCTGTGGCCCGAGGAGAATCGGGGGCTCGCCTCCCCTGCTGCCTGCCTTCCCTGAGCCCTCGGAGGAAGCCGACGTAGGCTAACTGAATGCAtaactttattaaataaatgctttGTCATGACAAAAGACAAAGATCAAGGAGTAACATAAATTATACGTTGAATAAATAGTATACAGCAATCttcactttttaagaaaatgtgagATCCTTTGTTggtgttttatttccttaagtaCAAAATGCTAAACAGGAGCCGAGCTTAAGCTCTTCCGCATTCAGAtggttttttcgtttttttttttttctgctttttttttttctttctcacaaaCTGGTtgtatttgttgatttatttttccatccttttcaCCAGTAAAGATtatcatcatttatttttgtttttaaagttgaaaccaaaaaagaggagAGAACAGAGTTATGGTATGAATGTATGTAAAACTACAGAGAACTACAGTAATATGTACTGCGGTTAttgctgtcttcaaaaaaaaaaaaaaacaaaacaaaacaacaacaacaacaacaaacaaccgGTAGGCAACTCGGAATCTGAAGGAATCTTGTCTGACAACTGTGCTATCCATGTGGGCTACTGTGTGACAGTGGCAGTGGAGAGGAGACTCCGGCTGGTGACTGGGGACCGGTGGAGTGGGGTGAGCGGGCACAGGGAGGCTGGGGTCCCCTTCCCCTCGGACCCCCCCACCTTCCCTTTCCCCATCCAAAAGGATTTCAGGAGAGGAGGCCAGAGTCTGTGAAATGACTAAACTATATACTCCAttagaaaaccaagaaaatatgttttaaaatagaaacaaaagcctaagagaaaataaaaagtggagAAACAGTGCAACATAATTCTTGCACTTTAGTGGTTTTAAAAACACAGACAGTACAAGGCCCGGGTTGCTGGTTGGTGAAACCCCCGTCCCTCGTCCCTCCTCCACTTTGCAAAACGGAGCCTCCTTTCTCTTGGAAGCCAGACGTGTCCTCTCTGATGCTAGGGGGTTTCTTCTCCTTAGAGCTCTTCTCTGAGGTTCCCATCCTGGGCTGGAGCCCTCTCAGGGGTGAGTGGATGGGTCCGGGGTACTGTCCCACCTTAAGGGGGGCTTGGCGGTTGCCGTGGCAGCCCTGTCTGGCTAAGCGCTGGGTGGTGGGAGCAGGGTGGTTGAGGCCCACCCTCTAGGGGAGGCCAGCCCTGTGGGGGTACCATGGAGGCCACAGAGGTGGTGGGGGGGAGATGGGGTGAGAGAGAAGAGGCATGATCAGAAAAGGGCCTCCTTGGACCTCGTGCGCCTGCCTTCCTCCCCGTATGGGGCCAGTGTCCCCAGGCCTGTCTGTCTAGGCCTGGCTGTCAGAGAAAGGTTCCAGTCTCTTCCTCCCCATGTGCCCTGCTTTGCCAGGTGGGTCGGGGCAGGCTGGAGGAAGGAGGGTCAGTCCTGGCTGGGCTTCCCTATCTCCTGGCAGTCGTGGGAAAGACAGAGGATCTTCACCACTGCTGGAGTGAGGCACGAGTCTAAAGCGGATGGGAGAGACCTTCTGTGGGTCTCttctgtgggtgtgagtgtgggagtgggCAGCACTTAGACCCAGAGCCATGGATAGCCTGGAGTCCAAGGTCTCTGGGTGAGCAGGCAGTCGGCCAAAGGCCAGCCTGGAGTCAAAGAGAGCCCTGCTTAATTGCCACGCCCACACCATTCCAAACCTGCCTACCTTGCACCCTGCCACGGGGGAAGAGGTGCCGTCTTCCTCCAGTGCTTCCCTTCCCAGGGTCTCCCACCCTGGGCCCAGCCAGACCTCCCATTTGGGAGGCTTAGTTCCATGTGTCCATGAAGGCCCAGCTTCTCTAGGGAGTGACCAACTGGCCATGAGAATCCCCTGCATGCAGAAGAGACTCACAGGTTCGGGTTACCAGGCACGAACTTTGGAAACCGGAAGAGTCTGGCACACTCACACCAGGCTCTAATCCCCCACCCGATGGCTGGCAGCAAAAAGCCAATGTGAGGGGCAGAAGCCCGCCCAAAGTCCAGACACAGTGGGCGAAGAGAGAGCCCCTCTCAGGTCCAGGCTGGGAGGAATGTGGGGGGAGATTGTAGTTCCTGGCTCAGTCTTTTCTTAGGGGAGTGGCACCCCAGTATCCACTTGGCAGATCCTAGTTGGATAACTGCTCAAGATGCAAAGGAAGAATGGGTGGAAAGAACAGTGACGTGGAAGAGGTTTGGGATACTGGCCTAAGACACACAGAAACGTGAGTTGGGTTTAGGGCACAGCTGTGCAGAGAGATGGGGCGTGCTGACTCGGCAGGTCAAGTCCTTGTGGCTGCTGGCCCTATCGGGCCCCTTTGTCTCATGAAGATTGAGCACTTCTCCTGTCCCCAGTCAACTGTCCTGTCCAGGGGCATAGGAGATAGCCCCCAAGTTCTATAGCTATAGGGTTCCCATCAGTTGAAACAGATTTGCTTTTTCACTATTCCTCTTCGTAGCCCCAAATTCGTTGTTGGAGGCAGTCTCCACTGTGTCATGCCATGAGCAAAGAGTGAAGAGAGCTGTGTCCGCAGCATGAAGGGGTCTCCTTGGCCAGTGTCCAAGCCCCCTTTCCTGGATATCTTCAGCCTTAAAGAACAGTCACAAGGCCACCCACTGGTTGAGGAAGTCATTGGAGAATGGGAGTTTTCTTGGTTCGGAATCTGGCTGCCGAGTGACAGCATCCCTGAATCATGCGTTCCCTGCTTGTTCCggccctccttccaccctccaccccaggGAGGACGCAGGGACTGGCCAGAATGGAGGAAGAGCCGGAAAGACTCGTGGGCCTCTGTGCCTCCTTGCAGGCTGAAGGTGGGCAGTGGAGCGCATAGTCTTGTCCCTTCCAAAGCATGGCCAGTTTcgactgattcttcctatctggCTTCTAAAGTCTAGCATCCTCCTAAAGTTACCCACCTTCCCTGGCTCTGTGGCCTGGATTAAGTTCATTTCTATTTTGCAACCCATTCCcccattttcctctctttcctctcgAATCCCAGAAAACATACAGGGTGGGGAAGCTAAAGAGGTTTCTATCGGCTTTTTCCCCTTTCTGCTGCTTTGTGCCAAAGCTAGAATGGAACAGTCCCTTCAGCCCTCTGTTCCTCCCCACATCTACTCTGGCCGGAACCGTCAATCTTACTGTTCTCCTGCATCTAAACCTTTTTGCCACCATCTCCCTCTGCCATCTCTTACTTCAGTCTCCCTCCTGCTCTGCCCGTGTGGAGAGTGAGGGAGGCTTCCAAAAATGCACGTTCTGTTCAGATGAAAGGAAAAGGCTGGGGCGGGACGGGTGGATCCGTCATGGACCTGTTGGGCTCATGTGGTGTGATGTCCGGAGACTGTGATTTCCTGAGGGTTTAAAGACTAAAATGGGATGGACTGAGGCGCATGCTGTTTGCACCACGGAGGACTGGCCTCTGCCTGGCTCGGTGGGTGCAGAAGAATATACGTGGGGAATCACTGTCAAGTCCAGCACTGTGCCCCACAAAAAAGCTGAGTTTATTGCTCACGGGAAACTCTGCCTCGAGGCAGGCAAAAATGCTATTACGGGTGGTTGTATTAGGAGAATATGGGTTttctcagttttcccagcatgaGGAAGCTCCTCAATGCCCCTATAGGAACTACTTTGAAAAGTTAATGCaaacttttgaaagaaaagaagaaagaaaaaaacaaagaaaaaatagatttatatGCCTATATATGACTATATGGAGTCTTGTAGATAAATAcaagcccactttttttttttcagcctatCCTCCCCCACAGAGGCTGCTGTGCTACTTGTAAATTGAATTAAATGAGGGCTGAAACCGCACGCATCCGCATGTACTGTAGTCACCCTGGAAGAACAAGTCTTTCCAATTTTGGGGCATATATTGATTTCTAAAAAAGTCTGCCTGGGGAATGAAATATGCACATGAATTTCATATTCATAGATCTGCTTCCGAAAACCTCTCTATCTAATATCGCTCAATTATGAAGTTGTTTTGCTTTCAGAGGAATggaatgcatttttgtttttataaatctgGGGAGAGACAACAGTCTGCCCAGGTAAGAGGAGAGGAAGTTCAGGGGTCCAGGTGTCCATACTGCTGGCTAGAGGAGGAGACAGATCCGGGAGAGGCCCTGGCATgttttgccttttcctttctccccctGACCAATCCATACTGGGAAGCCCCAAGAGTGTCATTGAATGCCACATCCCGGGCTGCATCTTCTAGCGGCTACCTCTCCCGACTCCAGGCCAGGGCTGGACGTGAAAGTTGGGCCCCTCCCTGGTCTCGGTGCCTTTCCTTCCTGCCCACCTGCTTGTCCTCCTTTTCCTAACTCTATTcgtctttctctctcctctacaCAAAcacttccttcccttctcttcctctcattcttcctctcttcccttctctgttcATCCAActtgcctcaaaaagaaaaccattttaaaGGGGGGTGGTGTCTTTTTAGCTTTTTGCATCTCTGTTGTTGCCATTTTCGAAGTTGAGCCCTTGCTAGAGATTCCGaggtcctcagtttcctcaaatagatagatatatatttttcccttAAATGAGATGAAATGAGTGGCGTCCTGGGGTGGAGGGAGGCGCTGGCTGGAGtcggggctgggggtgggagggggtgagggaaggGTTTCGGGGAGACGCATCACTCAACGTTGCTGCTGTCGAAGGTGTGGCACTGAAAGTCCCCGTCGACGTACTCCATGCCTGGCAGTTTCATTCCGTACTTGTCCACGCACCAGCAGATGCCACGCTTGCGGCCACGGGAAGGTTTGCACTGGGGTGAGGAGAGCAACAGGCTGTGAGGACGCCGCACCCTGGGGCTCTGCTCCTCCCTGTCCTGCCTCTTCTCTACCCCAAGACAAGACTCTCTCATCTCCAGAGAGTTGAGGGCGCTAGACCCAACCCTTGGGTTTCTAGTGTCCCTGTTTCATGGAAAGACCCAGGGAAAAATGTGAATTTAGGCAGCCTACCCTTGGCTAGCTCCTTCaatccctttctttccttctttttcagagatgggatcttgttatgttgcccaggttggtctagaactcctgagcccaagtgatcttcctgcctcggcctctggagtagctgggattacaggcgtgagccgctgtgcctggcttacagtcccttttaaaatattacccaTTCGAGTCCCCCCCAGCCTGAAACTCTGCAGGGATTCTCAAGAGAGTTATGATCCAATAATGACGACGatggcaataataataacaggAGGAGGCATCATTTGTGGTGTTATCCTGTACCAGACACCACTCAGCGTTTGGTATGCAGTaggtactgttctaagtgctttacaaagaTCAATCACTTACTCCTCATTCTCCATTTTACACAAGGGTGCAGGCACAGAGACATTAAATGATGAGTAAGGggacatagctagtaagtggcagagccacgATTTGCCCCAGTGTGGCCTGGCTCTTACATTTAGATTATTGGTGCCCTTAAAGCAGCATCAGGGTCACCTGTCCACCCCAGAGTCCACCCCAGGTCTGCCAATCAGAAACTATAGGGGTGGGGCCCAGCCTTCAGCCATGCCCTCCAGGGATCGGATGCCCTTGGAAATCTGAGAACCGTTGCCCAAAGGGGAGCCTGGCTGTGAAGGGACGTGAGCTGATTTCAGGTGGCACACAGAGAAAATATGGCTTAAACTCCTGAGTGTGTGGTACACCAATGATACGTGCTGTGCGATAGTGTTACAGAGTTTCCTCTTGCAATGAATTCACCTAGCTAAGGTGACCTGTGGAAAGCGTAGTGGATTACGGCATAAGAGGGAATGAGGGAATGGATTGTAGCATAGTAGGGAATGTGGAAAGTCATGATCGTGGTATATGAATGGGTATCTGAGGCCTGGGAAACAGTAAGCGGTTAACGGTGGAAATCTTAGGCACTTGCCCAAGGTGGAGTTTCCTGGCAGGTGCCATTTTCGGAGCCATCTGAGCCTGGGAGCTCAGGGCAGGGGACGTACCTGCTTTCTCTTGTAGAATCCTTTGCGGTCACAATTGGGCAGGTACACGGCACGGGGCACCATGCGTGGGCTGGCTTTGAGCTCCTGCAGGGAAGCCTCCATGTGTCTGCGGCAGGGGCCCTGTGTGGACAGGAGGGTGAGAGGCATGGCGAGACCAAGGGAAAACCACCCAGCTGCGCTGACGAGTGGCCCGGGGGTGGGGGCCGAAGGGTCTCGGGAGGAAAGTCACCACCTTCGGTGCTAATCATCTACTGCCAAAGCTCTTTCCTCCCTGTCACCTGTCACGTGCGCTGGGATCACAAAGCCTGCCTTTGGCCAGGTACAGAGCCATACTTTCTCTTTTGTGTTCCAGGTCACCCCCTCCCCTGCAGCTTTTCTCTTCTGCTGAGTAACCATGTCCAGAGGTGCCCGTGTCTAGATGCTCTAGGAGAATATTCAGTCTCTGCCTCGGACTGGACACAGCTGCAGGGCCCAGGTACCTGGTGCATGGCCGCTGAGCTGGCACACACTGTCCGCAAATGAGCACTGCCTCTATTCCCACTTACTAGCACAAGCCCTTCGCCCTGACAAGTGTACGCTCTGGAAACTCTCCTCCCACATCCTAAGCTGAGCCACCATGGTTGGCTGCAGGTCCTCTTCCGGGTCTAGCCTAAGCACCTCCTGCTGCCATGAATGTCCATTTAGATGCAGGAAAAGGTCAAAAGCCaggagggaatgagggaatcCCCGAGATGTACCTGCTCAGACTCCTGTCTCATCTCAGGTGCAGAGATGACCCGGGGGTGGGCAGTGTTCTCGGCTCCCCCTACAAACTTGGACTGGGTCAGCTTCTTTCTGCGGTCCTTCTTCACTGCTTCAGCCTTCAGCTCGGAGATGCGGGTGTGTTTGGGCCGGAAGATCTTGGGGGAGTAGGTCTCCTCGGCCATCTCAGAGGTGGTGGGCTCCTCGTGCTCACGGGAGTCTCTCTCTGCAGGAGAAGGAACCGGAGGGTCAGCCCCCATGGGCCAAGGTGCACACGGCCAGAGCCCAGGGCTGGGCAGTTTGGGGTGAGGGGAGTCATAAAGGCTGAAGCAGATGTGTCTCTGCCCTCCTGGGGCACTCTGAAAGCAGGGGGATAAGAACCAGGAAGCAGAGCGGATGCTCATTTAAGTGGTGGGAAGTTTCTGGCATGCTTGGAGTCACGCAGAGAGTGCAGACAGAGAGACCTCACAGAGGAGAACTGAGAGACTGACGGACGGATGGGTGAGGACAGAGTGGACCTTCTgggggcaggaaggaggaagggcaaGGAAAGTGGCCCCTGCAAGGATGAAGGTGGTAGTGAGCGGTTTGCTTGCTGGGGGATGGCCAAGTAGATGGGACATGGCTGGAGGTGGGGCTGAGAAGTAGGAACGCGGGAATCTGGGTCCACGGAGGGAGATGACACAGCCAGGGCGTGGACGAGAAGGGCCAAGTCTGTCCTGTTAGTGAGATCTTTGCACTTTCAGAGCTGCTGGATGTCGAGGTCTCTTTGGACCTGGGGAACCTGGGAGGAGGGGGTCCTGGGGTCTGGAGCAGCAGGGTGGTGAGGACCTTCATACACagcaggaggaggggaggggagaggagagccaGAAATG from the Macaca nemestrina isolate mMacNem1 chromosome 11, mMacNem.hap1, whole genome shotgun sequence genome contains:
- the LOC105481183 gene encoding insulin-like growth factor-binding protein 5, with the translated sequence MMLLTAVLLLLAAYAGPAQSLGSFVHCEPCDEKALSMCPPSPLGCELVKEPGCGCCMTCALAEGQSCGVYTERCAQGLRCLPRQDEEKPLHALLHGRGVCLNEKSYREQVKIERDSREHEEPTTSEMAEETYSPKIFRPKHTRISELKAEAVKKDRRKKLTQSKFVGGAENTAHPRVISAPEMRQESEQGPCRRHMEASLQELKASPRMVPRAVYLPNCDRKGFYKRKQCKPSRGRKRGICWCVDKYGMKLPGMEYVDGDFQCHTFDSSNVE